Genomic window (Candidatus Bathyarchaeia archaeon):
CGCATACGCGTGTTGGATTAGACTCTAGACCCTTTAGGATGTCCTCTGGTTGGGTTGGTCCCTTTTCGGTTATGTGTTTGTAGATGTCGTAAAGGGTTGGTCTTATGGCATAGTCTTTTAGGAGGTATGCTCCACAGCAGTCTGGGGTTGTGTGGTAGGCGAAGAGCCCCTCCTTGCATGTTGCGAACCCTATCCCGTGTTTATTAAGTGTTTTGGATAAAATGCTGTACACGTTCTCTCTGGTGCTTGTTGAAATCCTTGCAACAGCGTCGTCTTTAACGCTGTAAGCTTCAATGTCCGCTTTAATTCCCAAACTGCTAAGAAACCACTCTATGCGGTTTTTCTCCATCCTTAGAGATTCAACAATAACATGTTTCACGCCATACTCTCTTGGGGTTGCCGCAAACTCTTCAATTTCGCTTGGATACGTTGGCGACAAACATGGAATGAATGGGGAGAGCCTCAGAACGATGGAATCACCGCCTAAGCTGCTGGCAGCTCTAAGCCTCTCAGTGGGAGGTGGAGCATGGGGTTCGATTTTCTTGGCGTCCTCCGCCTTTAGGGTTGATATTGATACTTGTAGGATGGCTAAACCCTTGTCTACAAGATTTTCTATGAGCTTTCTGAGGGTGGGCTCTTGGGCGTAGAGAACGCTTTTCGTGTTGATTATCAAGGGGTATTCGTGGCTGAGAGCTTCAGCCAATATTTTTTCCACAATCTTATGGTGTTGCTCTTGGAGTGGGAAAGGATCCACAAGTGTTGAAAGCCTGAAAGGAATGGGCTTCAAACCCATCCTACGGACTTTACGGGCGAAACTCCTGAACAAGTTGAGGGTTTCCATGAGCGGTTGGGGCTCGCCGTCAAATATGACGCCGTACCATTTAGAATAGCAGTAAACGCACTTGAAAGCGCAGGGAGTGTAGGGCTCAAGCCTCAAAACTGTGTGGCATAGGGACGAGATGACGTTTCCGGCATTTACAACAAGTCCAAACGTCGCCCTCATAACTTCCAAGTATTGGGAAATTGAAAGATATCATTTGAAAATTTTGAATAGTGGATGTTCCTTTTCTAAGGGGCGCATCCTAAACTCCTGTGTTGATGCGTAGGCGACGTAGGCGTCGGCTAATCCACAGTAGAAGTATGCATGTTTCGCGTGTTCCACAGGCCCATATAGAATAAAGTTTGCTCCTGCGAATATGGGAAAGACGTTGGCTACGCTGCATGCGAGCAAGTACTCCGTTTTTTCAAGCCTACGTCTATCATTCCATCGGGCAACCGCATTGTGGGTTCCAGCTCCGCATGGTAGTCCATACTTGTCCTTGATTAGGTAAATAGCCTTACTTACGGGTCCTGGATCTGGCAAATCCAGTACCGCGGCGTCCACCAGTATGTTTTCTATGCCGGCTTTCTGGGCTATGTTTATGAGTTCATCCATAACCTGCAATCTTCCTGAGACCGTTGGATTTTTCGTGTTTAGGGCTAGGAGTATCGCGGATTTGACGTTAGCCTCCTTGATAGCGGCAATTTCATCTTCTTTGATGTGTGGTGTTATGGAGTTGTAGACAACCCTTCCTGAAAGACCAGCCTCCTTTACATATTTAAGTCCAGCAATCCGCACTTCGGCGGTGGCCCCATCAATTGTGAATGGACCGTTCACCACTTCTGCCACAAAATCTAG
Coding sequences:
- the mtrH gene encoding tetrahydromethanopterin S-methyltransferase subunit H: MFRFEREQKIFDIAGVKVGGQPGQLPTVMIGSIFYHKHRIVKDERKGEFDREEAERILKEEEEISRKTGNPRIVDVCCSFPEAFPKFLDFVAEVVNGPFTIDGATAEVRIAGLKYVKEAGLSGRVVYNSITPHIKEDEIAAIKEANVKSAILLALNTKNPTVSGRLQVMDELINIAQKAGIENILVDAAVLDLPDPGPVSKAIYLIKDKYGLPCGAGTHNAVARWNDRRRLEKTEYLLACSVANVFPIFAGANFILYGPVEHAKHAYFYCGLADAYVAYASTQEFRMRPLEKEHPLFKIFK